One stretch of Pseudoxanthomonas sp. Root65 DNA includes these proteins:
- a CDS encoding heavy metal translocating P-type ATPase, which produces MDAPVVSCHHCGEPVAGGPPVTADGHAFCCQGCAAAATWIQDADLGSYYRLRSANGNRVQADRLDLQSWDRSELLDEHSRAIDGGCEIVLLTDGMRCAACAWLIDRALAREAGVLDTSANAVTGRIRIAWDPARTTLSVLLQRLAMLGYRPYLATGDAREQARLSERRRWLLRLGVAGLGSLQAMMLAEALYLDVNATMPLPTRDLFRWLTFLVSTPVVFYSGWPFLAGMARELRARHVGMDTLIASSTLMAYFASLLETIRGGTHVWYDAAVMFVFLLLAARMLEQRARNVATAQVDALARAQPVFAIRERDDGTRESVPPSALRVEDVACVAAGDGVPADGVLLDAAADFEEALLTGESRPVRRHAGETVYAGTTCRERPARLRVTATGTATRLSQLAELVDRAQGHRPPLAQLADRIGRHFVVSLLLLAVCVYIGWRMYQPERAFEVTLALLVISCPCALSLSVPAVLAAAHGALARCGVLATRPQALDTLARATDVVFDKTGTLSDGRPARVAVDAFGGLDADAATRLVAALEKDSGHPIATAFADVDVCRPAQSVVTHAGLGVEGEVDGRHWRFGRADWAAGRDDDGALWLGDGTRGVGRFTLDERPRDDAAAAVAALRVQGLRIHLASGDGDAAVRRLAHVLGIGTALARQSPEEKLAYVRQLQAEGRIVAMVGDGLNDAPVLAGADVSIAMGEGAPLAQQAADLVATGPSLLRIADAVRIARLSRRLVKQNLAWSAGYNLLAVPLAAAGLVTPWIAALGMAVSSLVVTLNALRLARTSTEMAA; this is translated from the coding sequence ATGGACGCGCCCGTGGTGTCCTGCCATCACTGCGGCGAGCCGGTCGCCGGCGGGCCTCCCGTCACCGCGGACGGGCACGCGTTCTGCTGTCAGGGCTGCGCCGCCGCCGCGACGTGGATCCAGGACGCCGACCTCGGCAGCTACTACCGCCTGCGCAGCGCGAACGGCAACCGCGTGCAGGCCGATCGGCTGGACCTGCAGAGCTGGGACCGCAGCGAACTGCTGGACGAACACAGCCGCGCCATCGACGGCGGATGCGAGATCGTGCTGCTCACCGACGGCATGCGCTGCGCCGCCTGCGCCTGGCTGATCGACCGCGCCCTGGCGCGCGAGGCCGGCGTGCTCGACACCAGCGCCAACGCGGTCACCGGCCGCATCCGCATCGCCTGGGATCCGGCGCGCACGACGCTGTCAGTACTGCTGCAGCGCCTGGCGATGCTCGGCTACCGGCCGTATCTCGCCACCGGCGACGCGCGCGAACAGGCGCGCCTGTCCGAGCGTCGGCGCTGGCTGCTGCGGCTCGGCGTGGCCGGCTTGGGTTCGCTGCAGGCGATGATGCTGGCCGAGGCGCTGTACCTCGACGTCAACGCGACGATGCCGCTGCCCACGCGCGACCTGTTCCGCTGGCTGACCTTCCTGGTCAGCACGCCGGTGGTGTTCTACAGCGGCTGGCCGTTCCTGGCCGGCATGGCGCGCGAACTGCGCGCGCGCCACGTGGGCATGGACACGCTGATCGCCAGCTCCACCCTCATGGCCTACTTCGCCAGCCTGCTCGAGACGATCCGCGGCGGCACGCATGTCTGGTACGACGCGGCGGTGATGTTCGTGTTCCTGCTGCTGGCCGCACGCATGCTGGAACAGCGCGCGCGCAACGTCGCCACCGCGCAGGTGGACGCGCTGGCGCGCGCACAACCGGTGTTCGCGATCCGCGAGCGCGACGACGGCACGCGCGAATCGGTGCCGCCGTCGGCGCTGCGGGTCGAAGACGTGGCCTGCGTGGCCGCCGGCGACGGCGTGCCGGCCGATGGCGTGCTGCTGGACGCGGCCGCCGATTTCGAGGAAGCGCTGCTGACCGGCGAGTCCCGGCCGGTGCGCCGCCATGCCGGCGAGACGGTCTACGCCGGCACCACGTGCCGCGAGCGCCCGGCACGCCTGCGCGTCACCGCCACCGGCACCGCGACGCGCCTGTCGCAGCTGGCGGAACTGGTCGATCGCGCGCAGGGCCATCGCCCGCCGCTGGCGCAGCTCGCCGACCGCATTGGCCGCCATTTCGTGGTCTCGCTGCTGCTGCTCGCGGTGTGCGTTTACATCGGCTGGCGGATGTACCAGCCCGAACGCGCATTTGAAGTAACGCTCGCCCTGCTGGTGATCAGTTGCCCCTGCGCGCTGTCGCTGTCGGTGCCGGCGGTGCTGGCCGCCGCACACGGCGCGCTGGCGCGCTGCGGCGTGCTGGCCACGCGGCCGCAAGCGCTGGACACGCTGGCGCGCGCCACCGACGTGGTGTTCGACAAGACCGGCACGCTCAGCGACGGCCGGCCGGCGCGCGTGGCCGTGGACGCCTTCGGCGGGCTGGACGCGGACGCGGCCACGCGCCTGGTCGCGGCGCTGGAAAAGGACAGCGGCCATCCCATCGCTACCGCTTTCGCCGATGTCGATGTGTGCCGCCCGGCCCAGTCCGTTGTCACCCATGCCGGCCTCGGCGTGGAAGGCGAGGTCGATGGCCGCCACTGGCGCTTCGGACGCGCCGACTGGGCCGCGGGTCGCGACGACGACGGTGCACTGTGGCTGGGCGACGGCACGCGTGGCGTCGGCCGCTTCACCCTGGACGAGCGGCCACGCGACGATGCCGCCGCGGCGGTCGCGGCGCTGCGCGTGCAGGGCCTGCGGATCCATCTGGCCAGCGGCGACGGCGACGCGGCGGTGCGGCGGCTGGCGCATGTGCTCGGCATCGGCACGGCGCTCGCACGCCAGTCGCCGGAAGAAAAACTGGCCTACGTGCGCCAGCTGCAGGCGGAAGGCCGCATCGTCGCGATGGTCGGCGACGGTCTGAACGATGCGCCGGTGCTGGCCGGAGCGGATGTGTCCATCGCCATGGGCGAAGGCGCACCGCTGGCGCAGCAGGCGGCCGATCTCGTCGCCACCGGCCCGTCGCTGCTGCGCATCGCCGACGCGGTGCGCATCGCCCGCCTGTCGCGGCGGCTGGTGAAGCAGAACTTGGCGTGGTCGGCCGGCTACAACCTGCTCGCCGTGCCGTTGGCGGCCGCCGGCCTGGTGACCCCGTGGATCGCGGCGCTGGGCATGGCGGTATCCTCGCTGGTGGTCACCCTCAATGCGCTGCGGCTGGCGCGCACCTCCACGGAGATGGCGGCATGA
- the cydD gene encoding thiol reductant ABC exporter subunit CydD, whose translation MIGDAPTRATAKTRLQALGDVARKPLRAASALGVIGGMLVLPQAALIALCLQRAFVDGEPPVRLLPLLGALLATLLLRAGLGWASRRLADRAVERIRIDLRARIARGLVARGPVWVRSQQSGALAERMGAHVDALEGYFGGFVPLRAEVVGVPLAILLAAFVVDRTVGLVLLLTMPLVPVFMMLVGWGAQAASQRQLQALTRMGGHFADRLRGLGLIRLYGRGASELAGIRAAAEELRVRSLRVLRIAFLSSAVLEFFASLSVAMIALYLGLTYLGMLDLRAAPLTLGMGVFCLLLAPEFYAPLRRLATHYHDRAAALAAMDEIALVLDVDAPALSTGDGAEASATSLVSAQGGALRHPAAARDVLHDITLQLQRGQHVALVGASGEGKSTLLEALAGWLPVHAGSLQRAPGLRIGYAPQRPFLFAGSLRDNLRMARPDASEAELEQAAEAAQVMRFAARLPDGLDTVIGERGFGLSGGEARRVALARVFLRDPDLLLLDEPTAFLDADTEAAVLRAIQQFARGRAVVLATHSATAQAAMTRVWQVRDGRVHIDGGTP comes from the coding sequence ATGATCGGCGACGCGCCCACGCGCGCGACAGCGAAGACGCGTCTGCAGGCGCTGGGCGATGTCGCACGCAAACCCCTTCGTGCCGCCAGTGCATTGGGCGTGATCGGCGGCATGCTGGTGCTGCCGCAGGCCGCGCTGATCGCGCTCTGCCTGCAGCGCGCGTTCGTCGACGGCGAACCACCGGTCAGGCTGCTGCCGCTACTCGGTGCCCTGCTGGCGACACTGCTGCTGCGCGCCGGCCTGGGCTGGGCCAGCCGCCGGCTCGCGGATCGTGCCGTCGAGCGCATCCGCATCGACCTGCGGGCGCGCATCGCGCGTGGCCTGGTCGCGCGCGGGCCGGTCTGGGTGCGCTCGCAGCAGAGCGGTGCGCTGGCCGAACGCATGGGCGCGCACGTGGATGCGCTGGAAGGCTACTTCGGCGGCTTCGTGCCGTTGCGGGCGGAAGTCGTGGGCGTACCGCTGGCGATCCTGCTGGCCGCGTTCGTCGTCGACCGCACCGTCGGCCTGGTGCTGCTGCTGACGATGCCGCTGGTACCGGTGTTCATGATGCTGGTCGGCTGGGGCGCGCAGGCGGCCAGCCAGCGCCAGTTGCAGGCGCTCACCCGGATGGGCGGGCATTTCGCCGACCGTCTGCGCGGACTGGGCCTGATCCGGCTGTACGGACGCGGCGCGTCGGAACTGGCGGGCATCCGCGCCGCCGCCGAGGAACTGCGCGTGCGCAGCCTGCGCGTGCTGCGCATCGCCTTCCTGTCCTCGGCGGTGCTGGAGTTCTTCGCTTCGCTCAGCGTGGCGATGATCGCGCTGTACCTGGGCCTGACCTATCTCGGCATGCTCGACCTGCGCGCGGCACCGCTGACGCTGGGCATGGGCGTGTTCTGCCTGCTGCTGGCGCCGGAGTTCTACGCGCCGCTGCGGCGCTTGGCCACGCATTACCACGACCGCGCCGCGGCGCTGGCGGCGATGGACGAGATCGCGCTGGTGCTCGACGTCGACGCGCCTGCCCTTTCGACCGGCGATGGAGCGGAAGCATCGGCCACCTCGCTGGTCAGCGCGCAGGGGGGCGCGCTGCGCCATCCCGCTGCCGCGCGCGACGTGCTGCACGACATCACGCTGCAGCTGCAACGCGGCCAGCATGTCGCCCTGGTCGGCGCCAGCGGAGAGGGCAAGAGTACGCTGCTGGAAGCGCTGGCCGGTTGGCTGCCGGTGCACGCGGGCAGCCTGCAGCGCGCGCCCGGCCTGCGCATCGGCTACGCACCGCAGCGGCCGTTCCTGTTCGCCGGCAGCCTGCGCGACAACCTGCGCATGGCCAGGCCCGATGCCAGCGAGGCGGAACTGGAGCAGGCCGCCGAAGCCGCGCAGGTCATGCGCTTCGCGGCGCGCCTGCCCGATGGACTGGACACGGTGATCGGCGAACGCGGCTTCGGCCTGTCCGGCGGCGAAGCGCGGCGCGTGGCGCTGGCGCGTGTGTTCCTGCGCGATCCCGACCTGCTGCTGCTCGATGAGCCCACCGCCTTCCTCGATGCCGATACGGAAGCCGCCGTGCTGCGGGCGATCCAGCAGTTCGCGCGCGGCCGCGCCGTGGTGCTCGCCACCCACAGCGCCACCGCGCAGGCGGCGATGACGCGGGTCTGGCAGGTACGCGACGGCCGCGTGCATATCGATGGAGGCACGCCGTGA
- a CDS encoding 4Fe-4S dicluster domain-containing protein — protein MSTPAPPTPPAADTARRRIPLDVVDAQGNAFYVSERKVYPRDVAGRLNRLRVVAVWWLLGMYYLFPWLPWDDRQAVLFDLPARKFYVFGLVFWPQDFLFLAMLLIIAAMALFFFTALAGRLWCGYACPQTVWTEVFLWMERWTEGDRSARIKLDAAPWSANKLLRKGGKHVLWTVFALWTGFTFVGFFTPILDLGARLWPFAWGGWETFWVLFYALATWGFAGFLREQVCKYMCPYARFQSAMFDRNTLIIAYDPMRGEPRGPRKRGLGSVLERARGLLDQVTAYDYVVRANAHPSAADQRLGAHGTITFAGAGAVIEPLPKFVPDQLGDCIDCTICVQVCPTGIDIRNGLQYECIACGACIDACDDVMDKMGYPKGLIRYTTQNAIDGKPSKVLRLRIVVYGALLLGLVMAWGWGVFHRDALIAEVLRDRNALYREVAEGQVENSYTLKLINKDQQSHRYVVTLASDSPGIVLRDGDLTVRAEPEQVLSLAVTANAPATLHGRHAVTFTVRDVDTGTQKTVDSSYFGPSP, from the coding sequence ATGTCCACGCCAGCACCGCCGACGCCGCCCGCTGCCGACACCGCCCGACGGCGCATCCCGCTGGACGTGGTGGATGCGCAGGGCAATGCGTTCTATGTCAGCGAGCGCAAGGTGTATCCGCGCGACGTGGCCGGCAGGCTCAACCGCCTGCGGGTGGTGGCGGTGTGGTGGCTGCTGGGCATGTACTACCTGTTCCCGTGGCTGCCGTGGGACGACCGCCAGGCCGTGCTGTTCGACCTGCCGGCGCGCAAGTTCTACGTGTTCGGGCTGGTGTTCTGGCCGCAGGATTTCCTGTTCCTCGCCATGCTGCTGATCATCGCGGCGATGGCGCTGTTCTTCTTCACCGCGCTGGCCGGACGCCTGTGGTGCGGCTATGCCTGTCCGCAGACGGTGTGGACGGAAGTGTTCCTGTGGATGGAGCGCTGGACCGAAGGCGACCGCAGCGCGCGCATCAAGCTGGATGCGGCGCCGTGGAGCGCCAACAAGTTGCTGCGCAAGGGCGGCAAGCACGTGCTGTGGACCGTGTTCGCGCTGTGGACGGGCTTCACCTTCGTCGGCTTCTTCACCCCCATCCTCGATCTCGGTGCGCGCCTGTGGCCGTTCGCCTGGGGCGGCTGGGAAACGTTCTGGGTGCTGTTCTATGCGCTGGCCACGTGGGGCTTCGCCGGTTTCCTGCGCGAGCAGGTGTGCAAGTACATGTGTCCGTATGCGCGCTTCCAGAGCGCGATGTTCGACCGCAACACGCTGATCATCGCCTACGACCCGATGCGCGGTGAGCCGCGCGGCCCGCGCAAGCGCGGCCTGGGCAGCGTGCTGGAACGCGCGCGCGGCCTGCTCGACCAGGTCACCGCCTACGACTACGTGGTGCGTGCCAACGCGCACCCCAGCGCTGCCGACCAGCGACTCGGTGCGCACGGTACCATCACCTTCGCCGGTGCCGGCGCGGTGATCGAACCGCTGCCGAAGTTCGTCCCGGACCAGCTGGGCGACTGCATCGACTGCACGATCTGCGTGCAGGTCTGCCCCACCGGCATCGACATCCGCAACGGACTGCAGTACGAGTGCATCGCCTGCGGCGCGTGCATCGACGCCTGCGACGACGTGATGGACAAGATGGGCTATCCGAAGGGACTGATCCGCTACACCACCCAGAACGCCATCGACGGCAAGCCGTCGAAGGTGCTGCGGCTGCGCATCGTCGTCTACGGCGCCCTGCTGCTGGGGCTGGTGATGGCCTGGGGCTGGGGCGTGTTCCACCGCGACGCGCTGATCGCCGAAGTGCTGCGCGACCGCAATGCGCTGTACCGCGAAGTCGCCGAAGGTCAGGTCGAGAACAGCTACACGCTCAAGCTGATCAACAAGGACCAGCAATCGCATCGCTATGTCGTGACGCTGGCATCGGACTCGCCCGGCATCGTCCTGCGCGACGGCGACCTGACGGTGCGCGCCGAACCCGAGCAAGTCCTGTCGCTGGCCGTCACCGCCAACGCACCCGCCACCCTCCATGGCCGCCATGCCGTGACATTCACCGTCCGCGATGTCGATACCGGCACGCAGAAGACCGTGGACAGCAGTTACTTCGGACCCTCCCCATGA
- a CDS encoding sulfite exporter TauE/SafE family protein: protein MAPDVPVLLAALLAGLVGSTHCAVMCGGIATGFSAVSSRQGWGSALQLNLGRVGGYTLAGALVGAFGGGLLSLARHDTAVLAMRVGVGLALVLLALRLLDQRGRLDVLARPGARVWQALRPLHARVLPADTLPRRLVAGALWGWLPCGLSLSLLTVAWLQANAGDAALTMAVFGLGTLPMMVTLTWSGARLGRHWQRASVRRTAAAFVFAAGVLTIASPWLMRHPALHGVLAALGCQPLPT from the coding sequence ATGGCGCCTGACGTCCCGGTCCTGCTCGCCGCGCTGCTGGCTGGCCTGGTGGGCAGCACGCATTGCGCGGTGATGTGTGGCGGCATCGCTACCGGCTTTTCCGCCGTCTCGTCCCGCCAGGGCTGGGGCAGCGCGTTGCAGCTCAATCTCGGACGCGTTGGCGGCTACACGCTGGCCGGTGCGCTGGTCGGCGCGTTCGGCGGTGGCCTGCTATCGCTGGCGCGGCACGACACCGCGGTGCTCGCCATGCGCGTCGGCGTGGGGCTGGCGCTGGTGCTGCTGGCGCTGCGCCTGCTGGACCAGCGTGGCCGACTCGACGTGCTTGCCCGTCCCGGCGCCCGGGTGTGGCAGGCGCTGCGCCCGCTGCATGCGCGCGTGCTGCCGGCGGACACGCTGCCGCGGCGACTGGTGGCGGGCGCGCTGTGGGGCTGGCTGCCCTGCGGCCTGAGCCTGAGCCTGCTGACGGTGGCGTGGCTGCAGGCCAACGCAGGCGATGCCGCGCTGACGATGGCCGTGTTCGGCCTGGGCACGCTGCCGATGATGGTGACGCTGACCTGGTCCGGTGCGCGCCTGGGCCGCCACTGGCAGCGCGCATCGGTGCGTCGCACGGCCGCCGCCTTCGTCTTCGCCGCCGGCGTGCTGACGATCGCCTCGCCGTGGCTGATGCGGCACCCCGCGCTGCACGGCGTGCTGGCAGCGCTCGGCTGCCAGCCGCTGCCGACATGA
- a CDS encoding cbb3-type cytochrome c oxidase subunit 3, whose translation MVSGIVTGVLIVLFIAGWVWAWSPRRKADFEDAARMPLGEDGESNP comes from the coding sequence ATGGTATCGGGGATCGTGACCGGGGTACTGATCGTGCTGTTCATCGCCGGCTGGGTGTGGGCCTGGAGCCCGCGCCGCAAGGCGGATTTCGAGGATGCGGCGCGCATGCCGCTGGGTGAGGACGGGGAGAGCAACCCATGA
- the ccoP gene encoding cytochrome-c oxidase, cbb3-type subunit III: MSAGWIGFIVALVVLNILGCVWLLWWTGRRRPGDPAPEDTSHVWDGDLTEYNKPLPRWWINLFYLTIVFSIGYIAWYGGLGIVPGYAKWSSTGEHDQAKALQDRKLEATFAPFAHQPIDQLAKDPKALALGQSIFNNTCATCHGSTGQGAIGYPNLTDGVWHWGGTPDLVLQSVLDGREGVMPEWGTALTNMGGPNAVDYVIAYVNVLNDPQAGMKNNFMAAQGKPLYDGLCVACHGADGTGNQELGAPDLTDDYWLYGNSKDSLRTTINRGRHGVMPAHRELLGETRARLVASYVWSLSHKQGQAAAGAK; this comes from the coding sequence ATGAGCGCAGGCTGGATCGGTTTCATCGTCGCGCTGGTCGTACTGAACATCCTGGGCTGCGTGTGGCTGCTCTGGTGGACCGGCCGCCGCCGTCCGGGCGACCCGGCGCCGGAAGACACCTCGCACGTCTGGGACGGCGACCTGACCGAGTACAACAAGCCGCTGCCGCGGTGGTGGATCAACCTGTTCTACCTGACCATCGTCTTCAGCATCGGCTACATCGCGTGGTACGGCGGCCTGGGCATCGTTCCGGGATACGCCAAGTGGTCCTCCACTGGCGAGCACGACCAGGCCAAGGCCTTGCAGGACAGGAAGCTGGAAGCGACCTTCGCGCCGTTCGCCCACCAGCCCATCGACCAGCTGGCCAAGGACCCGAAGGCGCTTGCGCTGGGACAGTCCATCTTCAACAACACCTGCGCCACCTGCCACGGCTCCACCGGCCAGGGCGCAATCGGCTATCCCAACCTCACCGATGGCGTCTGGCACTGGGGCGGCACCCCCGACCTCGTGCTGCAGAGCGTGCTGGACGGCCGCGAGGGTGTGATGCCGGAATGGGGGACCGCACTGACCAACATGGGCGGCCCCAACGCGGTCGACTACGTCATCGCCTACGTCAACGTGTTGAACGATCCGCAGGCCGGCATGAAGAACAACTTCATGGCCGCGCAGGGCAAACCGCTCTACGACGGCCTCTGCGTCGCCTGCCATGGCGCCGACGGCACCGGCAACCAGGAACTCGGCGCGCCCGACCTGACCGACGACTACTGGCTGTACGGCAACAGCAAGGACAGCCTGCGCACGACGATCAACCGCGGACGCCATGGCGTGATGCCGGCCCATCGCGAACTGCTGGGCGAGACGCGCGCGCGGCTGGTGGCGTCGTACGTCTGGTCGCTCTCGCACAAGCAGGGCCAGGCGGCCGCCGGCGCGAAATGA
- a CDS encoding FixH family protein gives MTTKPDASAANARPFWKEPMVWLVWGLPLASVVAGLWLVVTAVRAGGADPVIDEVQRVSQIQTTDLGPDERAAQRKLSAILQVRPDHVELTAVTGEFGRETSLVLVLTHPTEAAQDLRLPLSRTTTGWTAPAEIDTRHDWNLQLTPANSAWRIRGRLQKETQASRLAPSLGGG, from the coding sequence ATGACCACGAAACCCGATGCCTCCGCCGCCAACGCCCGCCCGTTCTGGAAGGAACCGATGGTGTGGCTGGTCTGGGGCCTGCCGCTGGCCTCGGTCGTGGCCGGCCTCTGGCTGGTGGTCACCGCCGTGCGCGCCGGTGGCGCCGATCCCGTCATCGACGAGGTGCAGCGCGTGTCGCAGATCCAGACCACTGACCTGGGACCGGACGAGCGCGCCGCGCAGCGCAAGCTCAGCGCCATCCTGCAGGTGCGCCCGGACCATGTGGAACTGACCGCGGTGACCGGCGAGTTCGGTCGCGAAACCTCGCTCGTGCTGGTGCTGACCCATCCCACCGAAGCGGCACAGGACCTGCGCCTGCCGCTGTCGCGCACGACTACCGGCTGGACCGCCCCCGCCGAGATCGACACGCGGCACGACTGGAACCTGCAGCTCACGCCCGCGAACAGCGCCTGGCGCATCCGCGGCCGCCTGCAGAAGGAGACGCAGGCCTCGCGGCTGGCACCTTCGCTCGGAGGCGGCTGA
- the ccoN gene encoding cytochrome-c oxidase, cbb3-type subunit I has protein sequence MQGVQGTYNDKVVRQFTVMTVVWGIVGMLVGVLIAAQLYWPALNFDVPWLSYGRLRPLHTNAVIFAFGGCALFATSLHVVQRTCHVRLLSDRLAAFVFWGWQLVIVAAAVSLPLGLTQGKEYAELVWPIDVLIAVVWVSYAVLFFGTIARRAVKHIYVANWFFGAYIIAVALLHIVNSLALPSGLLHSYPVYSGAVDAMVQWWYGHNAVGFFLTAGFLGMMYYFVPKQAGRPIYSYRLSIVHFWALIAIYMWAGPHHLHYTALPDWAQSLGMVFSLILLAPSWGGAINGVMTLSGVWHKLRTDPILKFLIVSLSFYMMSTFEGPMMSIKTVNSLSHYTDWTIGHVHAGALGWVAMITIGSVYALLPKLLGREQMFSVKAIDTHFWLHTLGVVFYIASMWIAGVMQGLMWRATNADGTLTYSFVEALNATYPYYLVRLGGGLLVFAGMLIMAWNTWKTFQVASARATAPQPILPPDASQARA, from the coding sequence ATGCAAGGCGTCCAGGGGACTTACAACGACAAGGTGGTGCGCCAGTTCACGGTGATGACCGTGGTCTGGGGGATCGTGGGGATGCTCGTGGGCGTACTGATCGCCGCCCAGCTGTACTGGCCGGCGCTGAACTTCGACGTGCCGTGGCTGAGCTATGGCCGGCTGCGCCCGCTGCACACCAACGCGGTGATCTTCGCGTTCGGCGGCTGCGCGCTGTTCGCCACCAGCCTGCATGTGGTGCAGCGGACCTGCCATGTGCGGTTGCTGTCCGACAGGTTGGCCGCGTTCGTGTTCTGGGGCTGGCAGCTGGTCATCGTGGCCGCGGCGGTCTCGCTGCCGCTGGGCCTGACCCAGGGCAAGGAATACGCCGAGCTGGTCTGGCCGATCGACGTGCTGATCGCGGTGGTGTGGGTGTCCTACGCGGTGCTGTTCTTCGGCACCATCGCCCGGCGCGCGGTCAAGCACATCTACGTGGCGAACTGGTTCTTCGGCGCCTACATCATCGCCGTGGCGCTGCTGCACATCGTCAACAGCCTGGCGCTGCCGAGCGGGCTGCTGCATTCGTACCCGGTCTACAGCGGCGCGGTCGATGCGATGGTGCAGTGGTGGTACGGCCACAACGCGGTGGGCTTCTTCCTGACCGCCGGCTTCCTCGGGATGATGTACTACTTCGTGCCCAAGCAGGCCGGCCGCCCGATCTATTCTTACCGGCTCTCGATCGTGCACTTCTGGGCGCTGATCGCCATCTACATGTGGGCCGGTCCGCACCACCTGCACTACACCGCGCTGCCGGACTGGGCACAGAGCCTGGGCATGGTGTTCTCGCTGATCCTGCTCGCGCCCAGCTGGGGCGGCGCCATCAACGGCGTCATGACGCTGTCCGGGGTGTGGCACAAGCTGCGCACCGACCCGATCCTGAAGTTCCTGATCGTCTCGCTCTCGTTCTACATGATGAGCACGTTCGAGGGGCCGATGATGTCGATCAAGACGGTCAACTCGCTGAGCCACTACACCGACTGGACCATCGGCCACGTTCACGCCGGCGCGCTGGGCTGGGTGGCGATGATCACCATCGGCTCGGTCTACGCGCTGCTGCCGAAGCTGCTGGGCCGCGAGCAGATGTTCTCGGTCAAGGCGATCGACACGCACTTCTGGCTGCACACGCTGGGCGTGGTGTTCTACATCGCCTCGATGTGGATCGCCGGCGTGATGCAGGGCCTCATGTGGCGCGCCACCAACGCTGACGGCACGCTGACCTACAGCTTCGTCGAGGCGTTGAACGCGACCTATCCCTACTACCTGGTGCGGCTGGGCGGCGGCCTGCTGGTGTTCGCCGGCATGCTGATCATGGCCTGGAACACCTGGAAGACCTTCCAGGTCGCCAGCGCCCGCGCCACCGCCCCGCAGCCGATCCTGCCGCCCGATGCCAGCCAGGCGCGCGCCTGA
- the ccoO gene encoding cytochrome-c oxidase, cbb3-type subunit II — protein MSNGNSHEKVEKNVGLMAVLIAVAVSFGGLAEIVPLMFQAEAIKPLEGVKPYPALQLAGRDIYIREGCYNCHSQMVRTLRFESERYGHYSLAGESVYDRPFQWGSKRTGPDLARVGGRYSDDWHRVHLINPRDVVPESNMPSFPWLENAKVDGVEVAQRMKTLQRIGDPYSDEEIDNATTDVEGRTELDAVVAYLQGLGKAAPRGG, from the coding sequence ATGAGCAATGGAAATTCACACGAGAAAGTCGAGAAGAACGTCGGCCTGATGGCGGTGCTGATCGCGGTGGCGGTGTCGTTCGGCGGCCTGGCCGAGATCGTCCCGCTGATGTTCCAGGCCGAGGCGATCAAGCCCCTGGAAGGCGTGAAGCCCTACCCTGCGCTGCAGCTCGCCGGCCGCGACATCTACATCCGCGAGGGCTGCTACAACTGCCACTCGCAGATGGTGCGCACGCTGCGCTTCGAGTCCGAGCGCTACGGCCACTACTCGCTGGCCGGCGAATCGGTCTACGACCGCCCGTTCCAGTGGGGCAGCAAGCGCACCGGGCCGGACCTGGCCCGCGTGGGTGGCCGCTACTCCGACGACTGGCATCGCGTGCACCTGATCAATCCGCGCGACGTGGTACCCGAATCGAACATGCCGTCCTTCCCCTGGCTGGAAAACGCCAAGGTCGACGGCGTCGAGGTCGCGCAGCGCATGAAGACGCTGCAGCGCATCGGCGATCCGTACAGCGACGAAGAGATCGACAACGCCACCACCGACGTGGAGGGCAGGACAGAACTGGACGCCGTGGTCGCCTACCTGCAAGGGCTGGGCAAGGCCGCGCCGAGGGGAGGCTGA
- the ccoS gene encoding cbb3-type cytochrome oxidase assembly protein CcoS, translating to MNILLMLLPISLVLLGLAIAAFAWAVRKGQFDDLDTPALDILDDAPAQPRAPATPPVRAGDDGA from the coding sequence ATGAACATCCTGCTGATGCTGTTGCCGATCAGCCTGGTCCTGCTGGGCCTGGCCATCGCCGCGTTCGCGTGGGCGGTACGCAAGGGCCAGTTCGACGACCTGGACACGCCGGCGCTGGACATCCTCGACGACGCACCGGCGCAGCCGCGCGCGCCGGCCACGCCGCCCGTCCGCGCAGGCGACGATGGCGCCTGA